A window of the Scandinavium goeteborgense genome harbors these coding sequences:
- the entC gene encoding isochorismate synthase EntC, translated as METSLAEAGQEVAPTLSPDSFFFMSPYRSFTTSGCFRRIEQPVEGGEDLTGAFQRTLASAFADAKMAGIARPMLVGAIPFDTTQPSALFIPQRSDAFSRTAKQHSAPYAASIKPMQVQARQEIPEQDLFMAMVASAAELTATPKVDKVVLSRLIELTTDVNVDTGALLERLIAQNPASFNFHVPLPDGGVLLGASPELLLRKEGSHFSSLPLAGSARRQPDNVLDREAGNRLLASQKDRHEHDLVTQAMKNVLMPRSEMLSLPSSPQLITTPTLWHLATPIEGEAKADENALSLACLLHPTPALSGFPHDVAKQLIAELEPFERELFGGIVGWCDAEGNGEWVVTIRCAKVRANHIRLFAGAGIVPASSPLGEWRETGVKLTTMLNVFGLN; from the coding sequence ATGGAAACGTCACTGGCTGAGGCCGGGCAGGAAGTCGCACCAACGCTGTCACCTGATAGCTTCTTTTTTATGTCGCCGTACCGCAGTTTCACCACCTCCGGCTGTTTTCGTCGTATCGAACAGCCCGTGGAAGGCGGTGAAGATCTGACGGGCGCGTTCCAGCGCACCCTCGCCAGCGCGTTTGCTGACGCCAAAATGGCCGGGATCGCCCGCCCGATGTTGGTCGGTGCCATTCCGTTTGATACCACGCAGCCTTCCGCGCTGTTCATTCCTCAACGCAGCGACGCGTTTTCCCGCACCGCCAAACAGCACTCCGCGCCGTACGCCGCCAGCATCAAACCGATGCAAGTTCAGGCACGTCAGGAAATTCCTGAGCAGGATCTGTTTATGGCAATGGTGGCGAGCGCTGCGGAGCTGACCGCCACGCCGAAAGTCGACAAAGTGGTGCTGTCACGTCTGATTGAACTGACCACCGACGTGAATGTGGACACCGGCGCGCTGCTGGAACGCCTGATTGCGCAGAACCCGGCGAGCTTCAACTTCCACGTGCCGCTACCCGACGGCGGCGTGTTGCTGGGCGCGAGCCCGGAACTGCTGCTGCGCAAAGAGGGCTCGCATTTCAGCTCGCTGCCGCTGGCGGGTTCTGCCCGTCGTCAGCCGGATAACGTGCTCGACCGGGAGGCGGGCAACCGTCTGCTGGCCTCGCAGAAAGATCGTCACGAGCACGATTTAGTGACCCAGGCGATGAAGAATGTTCTGATGCCGCGCAGTGAAATGCTGTCGCTGCCGTCCTCCCCGCAGCTGATCACCACCCCGACGCTGTGGCATCTGGCGACGCCGATTGAAGGCGAAGCGAAAGCCGATGAAAACGCGCTGTCGCTGGCCTGTTTGCTGCATCCAACCCCGGCGCTGAGCGGCTTCCCGCATGACGTTGCCAAACAATTGATCGCCGAACTGGAGCCGTTCGAGCGCGAGCTGTTCGGCGGGATCGTCGGCTGGTGCGACGCCGAAGGCAACGGCGAATGGGTGGTCACCATCCGCTGTGCGAAAGTGCGCGCCAACCACATTCGCCTGTTTGCCGGCGCGGGCATCGTGCCTGCCTCTTCGCCGCTCGGCGAATGGCGCGAAACCGGCGTCAAACTCACCACCATGCTGAACGTGTTTGGCCTCAATTAA
- the fepB gene encoding Fe2+-enterobactin ABC transporter substrate-binding protein: MKFPVFFRNTLLFSGLCLLGLTSALAADWPRQVTDSRGAHTLEHKPLRIVSTSVTLTGSLLAIDAPVVASGATTPNNRVADEQGFLRQWGDVAKQRKLARLYIGEPNAEAVAAQMPDLILISATGGDSALALYDQLSTIAPTLIINYDDQSWQGLLTQLGAITGQEKQAAERIAEFDKQLATLKQQMKLPPQPVSALVYTAAAHSANLWTPESAQGKLLQQLGFTLAPLPAGLHTSQSQGKRHDIIQLGGENLAEGLNGQSLFVFAGDQKDTDAIEANPLLSHLSAVQNKRVYALGTETFRLDYYSAMRVLQRFETLFG; the protein is encoded by the coding sequence GTGAAATTCCCCGTTTTCTTCCGTAACACCCTGCTGTTTTCCGGGCTTTGCCTTTTAGGATTAACCTCAGCCCTGGCGGCAGACTGGCCACGTCAGGTCACCGACAGCCGCGGCGCGCATACGCTGGAACACAAACCGCTGCGCATTGTCTCCACCAGCGTGACTCTCACCGGCTCACTGTTGGCGATTGACGCACCGGTAGTCGCCAGCGGGGCGACCACGCCGAACAACCGCGTGGCCGACGAGCAGGGTTTTCTGCGTCAATGGGGCGACGTGGCGAAACAGCGTAAGCTCGCCCGGCTGTATATCGGGGAGCCCAACGCCGAAGCGGTTGCCGCGCAGATGCCAGATTTAATCCTGATCAGCGCCACCGGCGGGGATTCTGCGCTGGCGCTGTACGACCAGCTGTCGACCATCGCCCCGACGCTTATCATCAACTACGACGACCAGAGCTGGCAGGGTTTGCTGACTCAGCTAGGGGCCATCACCGGGCAGGAAAAACAGGCCGCCGAACGCATCGCGGAATTTGATAAGCAGTTGGCGACGCTCAAGCAGCAGATGAAACTGCCGCCGCAGCCGGTCAGCGCGCTGGTGTACACCGCCGCCGCGCACAGCGCCAACCTGTGGACCCCGGAGTCCGCGCAGGGCAAGTTGCTGCAACAGTTGGGCTTCACCCTCGCGCCGCTGCCCGCCGGGCTGCACACCAGCCAGAGTCAGGGCAAACGTCATGACATTATTCAGCTCGGTGGGGAAAATCTGGCGGAAGGCCTGAACGGTCAGTCGCTGTTTGTGTTTGCCGGGGATCAGAAAGATACCGACGCGATTGAAGCGAATCCGCTGCTGTCGCACCTCTCCGCCGTGCAGAACAAGCGGGTGTATGCCCTCGGCACCGAAACGTTCCGCCTCGATTATTACAGCGCGATGCGGGTGTTGCAGCGCTTCGAAACGTTGTTTGGCTGA
- the entS gene encoding enterobactin transporter EntS — translation MQRQSWLLNLSLLKTHPAFRAVFIARFISILSLGLLGVAVPVQIQSLTHSTWHVGLAVTLTGGAMFIGLMLGGVLADRYERKKLILLARGTCGIGFLGLWLNAMLPEPSLLAIYLLGIWDGLFASIGVTALLAATPALVGRENLMQAGAITMLTVRLGSVISPMVGGLLLASGGFSWNYLLAALGTFITTLTLLRLPQLPPPPQPREHPLKSLMAGLRFLFNSPLIGGIALLGALLTMASAVRVLYPALAMSWQMSAAQIGVLYAAIPLGAAFGALTSGNLARSEKPGQIMLLTTVGAFVAIGMFSLMPVWALGALCLALFGWLSAISSLLQYTLIQTQTPEAMLGRINGLWTAQNVTGDAIGAAILGGFGAMLTPVAAASASGWALAIVGVILVLLLGELRRFRQETATV, via the coding sequence ATGCAAAGACAATCCTGGCTGCTAAATCTCAGCCTGCTCAAGACACATCCGGCGTTTCGCGCCGTCTTTATCGCCCGTTTTATCTCCATTCTTTCTCTTGGCCTGCTCGGCGTTGCCGTGCCGGTACAAATCCAGTCGCTGACCCATTCCACCTGGCACGTCGGGCTGGCGGTGACGCTCACCGGCGGGGCGATGTTTATCGGCCTGATGCTCGGCGGCGTGCTGGCTGATCGCTATGAGCGCAAAAAGCTGATCCTGCTGGCGCGCGGCACCTGCGGCATTGGCTTTCTCGGTCTGTGGCTGAACGCGATGTTGCCAGAGCCTTCGCTGCTGGCGATTTATCTGCTCGGCATTTGGGACGGGCTGTTTGCCTCGATTGGCGTGACCGCGCTGTTGGCGGCGACGCCTGCGCTGGTCGGGCGTGAAAACCTGATGCAGGCGGGAGCGATTACGATGCTCACCGTGCGCCTCGGTTCGGTGATTTCGCCAATGGTCGGCGGGCTACTGCTGGCGAGCGGCGGTTTCTCCTGGAACTACTTGCTGGCGGCACTTGGGACCTTTATCACCACCCTGACATTGCTGCGCCTGCCGCAATTGCCACCCCCGCCGCAGCCGCGCGAGCATCCGCTGAAATCCCTGATGGCCGGGCTACGATTCCTGTTTAACAGCCCGCTGATTGGCGGCATCGCGCTGCTCGGCGCGCTGCTAACCATGGCCAGTGCGGTGCGCGTGCTATACCCGGCGCTGGCGATGAGCTGGCAGATGTCGGCGGCGCAAATCGGTGTGCTGTATGCGGCGATCCCGCTTGGCGCGGCGTTTGGCGCGCTGACCAGCGGCAATTTGGCGCGCAGCGAAAAGCCGGGGCAAATCATGTTGCTCACCACGGTAGGCGCGTTTGTGGCGATTGGGATGTTCAGCCTGATGCCGGTGTGGGCGCTGGGCGCGCTGTGTCTGGCGCTGTTTGGCTGGCTGAGCGCCATCAGTTCGCTGCTGCAATACACCCTGATTCAGACGCAAACCCCGGAAGCGATGCTCGGGCGCATTAACGGCCTGTGGACGGCGCAGAACGTTACTGGCGATGCCATCGGCGCGGCGATTTTAGGTGGTTTCGGCGCGATGCTCACCCCGGTCGCGGCGGCATCCGCCAGCGGATGGGCATTGGCGATTGTCGGCGTGATATTGGTGTTGTTGCTCGGCGAGTTGCGCCGCTTCCGGCAGGAAACGGCCACGGTTTAG